Proteins from a single region of Ziziphus jujuba cultivar Dongzao chromosome 1, ASM3175591v1:
- the LOC107413583 gene encoding coatomer subunit zeta-1, with product MESCPSVKNILLLDSEGKRVAVKYYSDDWPTNSAKEAFEKAVFTKTQKTNARTEAEIAMFENSIVVYKFVQDLHFFVTGGEDENELILATVLQGFFDAVGLLLRGNVDKKEALENLDLILLCLDEIVDGGIILETDSNVIAGKVASHSIDAGAPLSEQTISQALATAREHLTRSLLK from the exons ATG GAGTCATGCCCTTCTGTTAAAAATATCTTGCTCTTAGATTCTGAAGGGAAGCGTGTAGCTGTCAAGTATTATTCAGATGACTGGCCAACAAATAGTGCAAAGGAAGCTTTTGAGAAAGCCGTATTTACCAAGACCCAAAAAACAAATGCGCGGACAGAAG CGGAGATAGCAATGTTTGAGAACAGTATTGTTGTTTACAAGTTTGTTCAAGACCTTCATTTCTTTGTTACGGGCGGGGAAGATGAAAATGAGCTTATCTTGGCCACTGTTCTTCAGGGATTTTTTGATGCAGTTGGCCTTCTCCTTAG AGGCAATGTCGACAAGAAGGAGGCACTTGAGAACTTAGATCTCATTCTATTATGCCTTGATGAAATTGTTGATGGCGG TATTATCCTTGAGACGGATTCAAATGTTATAGCAGGAAAGGTTGCAAGCCATAGTATTGATGCAGGGGCTCCGTTGTCTGAGCAG ACAATAAGTCAGGCATTGGCCACTGCACGTGAACATCTAACAAGATCCCTTCTTAAATGA
- the LOC107413312 gene encoding probable inactive poly [ADP-ribose] polymerase SRO2 translates to MTVDDDEILNYGSETDEEVHSKIGSHLFEVFAQIGMVSVGEGSMEHEETKRSFLLGMGLVSKDTNIVAINKIKPNFSLTRQAKVKSFQIFSEAVTEKCGGDANIKHAWYGGSRDEICGIVSHGFSSCATNAKQDFHGVGVQLFPVKLSIDGALSSVADESGVRHILLCRVIIGKPEVVKSSKQFHPSSNEFDSGVDNLLFPRKYIIWNAFINSHIFPEYVISFKSPCLKEFQRKQAGNALKPLKPPKSPWISFPTLISILSEILPPKKSSEIVKCHNEFRAKKIRRMQLVQKVRTIAGDKLLDAVIKSINNIRKKS, encoded by the exons ATGACAGTTGATGATGACGAAATTTTGAATTATGGGTCTGAAACCGATGAGGAAGTTCATTCTAAAATTGGTTCGCATCTGTTTGAGGTTTTTGCCCAGATTGGTATGGTTAGCGTAGGAGAAGGAAGTATGGAGCATGAAGAAACTAAGAGAAGCTTTCTTTTGGGTATGGGATTGGTTTCCAAGGACACAAATATTGTGGctataaataagataaaaccAAACTTTAGCTTAACAAGACAGGCCAAGGTCAAGTCCTTTCAGATTTTCTCTGAGGCAGTGACTGAAAAATGTGGTGGGGATGCAAATATTAAGCATGCTTGGTATGGTGGTTCGAGGGACGAGATTTGTGGGATTGTATCTCATGGTTTCAGTTCGTGTGCAACAAATGCAAAGCAAGATTTTCATGGTGTTGGTGTCCAATTGTTTCCGGTTAAGCTTTCCATCGATGG TGCATTGTCCTCTGTTGCTGATGAAAGTGGGGTAAGACATATACTACTATGCCGAGTGATAATTGGGAAACCTGAAGTTGTTAAAAGTTCAAAGCAATTTCATCCTAGTTCTAATGAGTTCGACTCTGGTGTGGACAATCTTTTGTTCCCTAGAAAATATATCATATGGAATGCTTTCATTAATTCTCATATTTTCCCTGAATATGTCATAAGTTTCAAGTCACCTTGCTTAAAGG AGTTTCAAAGAAAGCAGGCAGGAAATGCATTAAAACCCTTAAAACCACCCAAATCTCCATGGATTAGCTTCCCTACTTTAATTTCCATATTATCAGAGATTTTGCCTCCTAAAAAATCATCTGAGATTGTCAAATGCCATAATGAATTCCGG GCAAAAAAGATCAGACGGATGCAGCTAGTACAGAAAGTGAGGACCATAGCCGGAGACAAGTTGTTAGATGCTGTGATTaaatctataaataatatcaggAAAAAAAGCTAG
- the LOC107413499 gene encoding pterin-4-alpha-carbinolamine dehydratase 2, mitochondrial isoform X1: MSRILRLQLSHLPNPFSKPKFQVPLTSLFHGLLGRHHGRSSFRIFEILQDNVGVSPTRNPVSGFRTFCTSKGDLSAKKCVPCNLKELRPMTKEAANILITKVDGWNLVNEGGVLKLKRSWTLKSFVKGLEFFKLVAEVAEAEGHHPDLHLVEWNNVTIEIWTHAVGGLTENDFILAAKINNIQFQHLLRRKVGGS, from the exons ATGAGTCGAATCTTACGGTTACAGCTTTCTCATCTGCCTAATCCTTTCTCAAAACCTAAG TTTCAGGTGCCTTTGACATCGCTGTTTCACGGCTTACTCGGACGTCATCATGGACG TTCCAGTTTCCGAATATTTGAGATACTTCAGGACAATGTGGGAGTGTCACCAACTAGAAACCCAGTTTCTGGATTTAGAACCTTTTGCACTAGTAAAGGAG ATCTATCAGCAAAGAAGTGTGTGCCCTGCAACTTGAAGGAGTTGCGGCCCATGACCAAAGAAGCCGCTAACATTTTAATCACAAAG GTGGATGGATGGAATTTGGTCAACGAAGGTGGCGTACTAAAACTGAAGCGGTCATGGACATTGAAGAGTTTCGTTAAAGGATTGGAATTTTTCAAGCTTGTAGCCGAAGTTGCGGAAGCTGAAG GTCATCATCCTGACCTTCACCTTGTTGAATGGAACAATGTAACAATTGAGATCTGGACACATGCAGTTG GTGGGTTAACTGAGAATGACTTCATACTTGCTGCTAAGATAAACAATATTCAGTTTCAGCATCTACTGAGACGGAAAGTTGGTGGTAGTTGA
- the LOC107413499 gene encoding pterin-4-alpha-carbinolamine dehydratase 2, mitochondrial isoform X2, which translates to MSRILRLQLSHLPNPFSKPKVPLTSLFHGLLGRHHGRSSFRIFEILQDNVGVSPTRNPVSGFRTFCTSKGDLSAKKCVPCNLKELRPMTKEAANILITKVDGWNLVNEGGVLKLKRSWTLKSFVKGLEFFKLVAEVAEAEGHHPDLHLVEWNNVTIEIWTHAVGGLTENDFILAAKINNIQFQHLLRRKVGGS; encoded by the exons ATGAGTCGAATCTTACGGTTACAGCTTTCTCATCTGCCTAATCCTTTCTCAAAACCTAAG GTGCCTTTGACATCGCTGTTTCACGGCTTACTCGGACGTCATCATGGACG TTCCAGTTTCCGAATATTTGAGATACTTCAGGACAATGTGGGAGTGTCACCAACTAGAAACCCAGTTTCTGGATTTAGAACCTTTTGCACTAGTAAAGGAG ATCTATCAGCAAAGAAGTGTGTGCCCTGCAACTTGAAGGAGTTGCGGCCCATGACCAAAGAAGCCGCTAACATTTTAATCACAAAG GTGGATGGATGGAATTTGGTCAACGAAGGTGGCGTACTAAAACTGAAGCGGTCATGGACATTGAAGAGTTTCGTTAAAGGATTGGAATTTTTCAAGCTTGTAGCCGAAGTTGCGGAAGCTGAAG GTCATCATCCTGACCTTCACCTTGTTGAATGGAACAATGTAACAATTGAGATCTGGACACATGCAGTTG GTGGGTTAACTGAGAATGACTTCATACTTGCTGCTAAGATAAACAATATTCAGTTTCAGCATCTACTGAGACGGAAAGTTGGTGGTAGTTGA
- the LOC125424143 gene encoding probable methyltransferase At1g29790 — translation MGFTMGLNLLLLVAMVATNILSLYHLSSTIQAPKPPPPQQVPDHLLHQLHTIRATINHLTRHHPGSSSGVSSGNSKPPVPSDLVLYSHLSPIASSCHDNPDLLHRYMNYTPFSTCPLDSDLAESLVLRGCHPLPRRRCFSKTPTKPTSSLSQDPFPSSLPDSNVLWAKYSCKSFDCLNRFNPNLGFDPAHDIANFMTYKSELDLPIPQLLQIAKAANSVIRLGLDVGGGTGTFAARMKLYNITVVTTTMNLGAPYNEAVALRGLVPLHVPLQQRLPVFDGVLDLVRCGHAVNRWIPVTALEFLLYDVDRVLRGGGYLWLDHFFSKGVDLEKVYSPLIGKLGYRKVKWATASKTDSGGLKNGEVYLTALLQKPVSK, via the coding sequence ATGGGTTTCACAATGGGTTTGAACTTGCTTCTACTCGTGGCCATGGTGGCGACCAACATTCTCTCTCTTTACCATCTCTCTTCCACTATCCAAGCACCCAAACCCCCACCTCCCCAACAAGTTCCCGACCACCTCCTTCACCAGCTTCACACCATACGCGCCACCATCAACCACCTCACGCGCCACCACCCCGGTTCTTCTTCCGGAGTTAGTTCCGGTAATAGCAAACCTCCCGTTCCTTCAGATCTCGTCCTCTATTCCCATCTATCCCCCATAGCTTCTTCTTGCCATGACAACCCTGACCTTCTCCACAGGTACATGAACTACACTCCTTTCTCTACCTGTCCGTTAGATTCGGACCTCGCCGAGTCTCTCGTTCTTCGAGGTTGTCATCCACTTCCTCGTCGTCGTTGTTTCTCTAAAACCCCAACAAAACCCACTTCTTCTCTTTCCCAAGACCCCTTCCCTTCCTCGCTTCCCGATTCCAACGTCTTGTGGGCCAAATACTCCTGCAAGAGCTTCGACTGCCTCAACCGGTTCAATCCCAATCTGGGCTTCGACCCGGCCCACGATATTGCTAATTTCATGACTTACAAGTCCGAATTGGACCTCCCGATCCCGCAGCTGTTGCAGATTGCCAAGGCGGCGAACTCCGTCATTCGTCTAGGCCTTGACGTCGGCGGTGGGACGGGAACGTTCGCCGCAAGGATGAAGCTCTACAATATCACCGTCGTGACCACGACCATGAACCTCGGAGCGCCGTACAATGAGGCCGTGGCGCTGAGAGGTTTGGTGCCGCTCCACGTGCCGTTGCAGCAGAGATTGCCCGTGTTCGATGGGGTTCTGGATCTCGTGCGGTGCGGTCACGCAGTTAACAGGTGGATTCCCGTGACGGCGTTGGAGTTCTTGCTTTATGATGTCGATAGGGTGCTGAGGGGAGGTGGGTACTTGTGGTTGGATCATTTCTTCAGCAAAGGAGTGGATCTTGAGAAAGTTTACTCGCCGTTGATCGGAAAACTGGGATATCGGAAGGTTAAGTGGGCAACGGCGAGTAAGACCGATTCCGGCGGGTTGAAGAATGGGGAGGTTTACTTGACTGCTCTTCTGCAGAAGCCTGTGTCAAAATga
- the LOC107413384 gene encoding uncharacterized protein LOC107413384 isoform X2, translating into MADPELEAIRQRRMQELMAQHGMGNQQNSEQQKAQDDAKREAEEQRQMMLSQILSTEARERLARIALVKPEKARSVEDVVLRAAQMGQIAEKVSEERLISLLEQINNQTTKQTKVTIQRRRSVLEDDD; encoded by the exons ATG gCTGATCCCGAATTGGAAGCAATCAGACAAAGAAGAATGCAAGAGCTTATGGCTCAGCATGGCATG GGAAATCAGCAAAACTCAGAACAGCAGAAGGCACAGGATGATGCCAAGAG AGAGGCAGAGGAACAACGGCAGATGATGCTTAGTCAAATTTTATCTACTGAAGCACGAGAAAGAC TTGCTCGAATTGCTTTGGTGAAACCTGAGAAGGCAAGGAGTGTTGAAGATGTTGTACTGAGAGCTGCTCAAATGGGCCAGATAGCTGAGAAG GTTTCTGAAGAAAGGCTCATATCATTGTTGGAACAGATCAACAACCAAACAACTAAACAGACCAAAGTCACA attCAGAGGCGACGGAGTGTTCTTGAGGATGATGACTAA
- the LOC107413384 gene encoding uncharacterized protein LOC107413384 isoform X1 — protein MKKVARNGADPELEAIRQRRMQELMAQHGMGNQQNSEQQKAQDDAKREAEEQRQMMLSQILSTEARERLARIALVKPEKARSVEDVVLRAAQMGQIAEKVSEERLISLLEQINNQTTKQTKVTIQRRRSVLEDDD, from the exons ATGAAGAAAGTTGCAAGAAATGGG gCTGATCCCGAATTGGAAGCAATCAGACAAAGAAGAATGCAAGAGCTTATGGCTCAGCATGGCATG GGAAATCAGCAAAACTCAGAACAGCAGAAGGCACAGGATGATGCCAAGAG AGAGGCAGAGGAACAACGGCAGATGATGCTTAGTCAAATTTTATCTACTGAAGCACGAGAAAGAC TTGCTCGAATTGCTTTGGTGAAACCTGAGAAGGCAAGGAGTGTTGAAGATGTTGTACTGAGAGCTGCTCAAATGGGCCAGATAGCTGAGAAG GTTTCTGAAGAAAGGCTCATATCATTGTTGGAACAGATCAACAACCAAACAACTAAACAGACCAAAGTCACA attCAGAGGCGACGGAGTGTTCTTGAGGATGATGACTAA
- the LOC107413690 gene encoding two-pore potassium channel 3 produces MENDPLLTYLSPRWKPPSLPPQLCPLPENDEITLPMTPSELKDRLIFGPSSSPRDSSPIVDALTLSLNSSIPSSSSNQDNPTTPKDLQAWLLDPNYPWTKTNLHRSKTAPAMAVINEIKNNSVSKPKFGSQSIVHQAFLLLVIYLSLGVIIYWLNRDNFRATETHPVVDALYFCIVTMCTIGYGDITPDSTATKLFSIMFVLVGFGFIDILLTGMVSYVLDLQENYLLRNVQDVGDQKESARSYIIDVKKGRMRIRMKVALALGVVVLCIGIGVGVMHFVERLGWVDSFYLSVMSVTTVGYGDRAFNSLPGRIFASIWLLVSTLAVARAFLYLAEARVDKRHRKMANWVLGQDMTVAQFLAADIDNNGFVSKSEYVIYKLKEMQKVTEKDIMLICSKFDKLDTGNCGKITLGDLLENQH; encoded by the exons ATGGAGAATGACCCGCTGCTCACGTATCTTAGCCCCAGGTGGAAACCGCCGTCACTGCCACCCCAACTCTGCCCGTTGCCGGAAAATGATGAGATCACTCTCCCTATGACCCCGTCGGAGCTCAAAGACCGTCTCATCTTCGGCCCTTCTTCTTCACCCAGAGACAGCTCCCCCATAGTCGATGCTCTGACGCTCTCTCTCAATTCTTCAATACCCTCTTCCTCTTCTAACCAAGACAACCCCACGACCCCAAAGGACCTGCAAGCTTGGCTCCTCGACCCCAATTACCCATGGACCAAAACCAACCTACACCGCTCCAAAACCGCGCCCGCCATGGCTGTAATCAACGAGATAAAGAACAATTCTGTGTCCAAACCCAAATTTGGTTCGCAATCAATTGTACACCAAGCTTTCCTTCTCCTCGTGATTTATTTATCGCTGGGTGTGATTATATATTGGTTGAACCGTGACAATTTCAGAGCAACCGAGACTCACCCTGTTGTGGAtgcattgtatttttgtattgtgACAATGTGCACTATCGGTTATGGAGATATAACTCCTGATAGTACGGCTACGAAACTATTTTCTATAATGTTTGTGTTGGTGGGTTTCGGGTTTATTGATATCTTGCTCACTGGGATGGTGAGCTATGTGCTTGATTTGCAGGAGAATTATTTGCTGAGGAATGTTCAGGATGTGGGTGATCAGAAAGAGTCGGCGAGGTCTTATATAATTGATGTGAAGAAAGGTAGGATGAGGATCAGAATGAAAGTGGCTTTGGCTTTGGGGGTTGTTGTGCTCTGTATTGGAATAGGTGTGGGGGTTATGCATTTTGTGGAGAGGCTTGGATGGGTGGATTCGTTTTATCTTTCGGTTATGTCGGTGACAACCGTTGGATATGGTGACCGGGCATTCAACTCTTTGCCTGGTCGTATTTTTGCTTCAATTTGGTTACTTGTATCGACTCTTGCAGTTGCGAGGGCATTTCTGTATTTGGCAGAGGCAAGGGTAGATAAACGACACAGGAAAATGGCTAATTGGGTTCTTGGTCAGGATATGACTGTCGCTCAGTTCCTCGCTGCTGATATTGACAATAATGGTTTTGTAAG TAAATCAGAATATGTCATATACAAGCTGAAGGAGATGCAAAAGGTGACAGAGAAAGATATTATGCTGATCTGCAGCAAGTTTGATAAGCTAGATACTGGCAACTGTGGAAAAATAACTCTTGGTGATCTTTTGGAGAATCAACATTGA